The Miscanthus floridulus cultivar M001 chromosome 17, ASM1932011v1, whole genome shotgun sequence genome has a window encoding:
- the LOC136515418 gene encoding uncharacterized protein, which yields MDNCTHHPIPSPKLASPAPAPAPPAAAPQEATGDSESDAPASASTVGDRRPSVAAAYAEDDAESCSGAGGDKSRVDAASVDDDDGRGAHGDVVDVEADENEEVDSRMSVPWWRRMVQDAAGSASGGGCARPQAAAAAAVGWAAAVVAGPGHTAESNRLFWEACIAHGY from the exons ATGGACAACTGCACACATCATCCCATACCCAGCCCGAAGCTTGCTTCTCCCGCTCCCGCGCCGGCGCCACCCGCCGCCGCGCCGCAAGAAGCCACCGGCGACTCGGAGTCCGACGCCCCCGCGTCGGCCTCCACAGTAGGGGACCGTCGTCCATCGGTGGCAGCTGCCTACGCCGAGGACGACGCCGAGTCCTGCAGCGGCGCCGGTGGCGATAAAAGTCGCGTCGACGCTGCTagcgtcgacgacgacgacggccgtgGCGCACACGGCGACGTGGTCGACGTGGAGGCTGACGAGAACGAAGAAGTCGACAGCAGAATGTCCGTCCCGTGGTGGCGCCGGATGGTGCAGGACGCTGCGGGTAGTGCCAGCGGTGGGGGCTGCGCGCGGCcgcaggcggccgcggcggcggctgtt gGCTGGGCGGCTGCTGTTGTGGCCGGACCCGGCCATACGGCCGAGAGCAACAGGCTCTTCTGGGAGGCTTGCATTGCGCATGGATACTAG